The genomic DNA GCTGTGGAATTTTCACTTCTTTTCCTATTTTTTTTCTATTCTCTGTATCAAAGCTCCACTGCTCTCCTTGTGGGTTTTGTTGCTTATCCAGTAAAATATTTAAGTCTCTTCGTTGCTCTTGATAAAATGTTTTCATGAATGGCTTTTTATGTCGCAAAAGATAGCTACTAAACTTATCTCTTGAACAAGAGAACATGGGTGATGGAAGTTGTTGCCAATCTATGGACTTAAGTTGACATAGTTGAGTTATCCTTTTTTCAAAAAATTTATCTTCAATTTCAAAACTGATGATTTGTTTTAAATTTGGAAAGTGTTTCAATAGTCTTTCTTCATAACTTTGACCATCCTTTTGCAAATGGCAATAGGACACTTGATAACCCAATCTTTTAAGTCTATCGTAGTAGCCGCGCATAGCCGCAAGAAACAAAACCAACTTTTTTTTATGGTGTTTCACATAAGTACATAAACCATAGTCTTCTGCCATATAAAATTGATACTCTTTGTATGGTTCAATGTATTGCTCAGGAAACAACTGATTACCCAATATTACAAAAACTTTCTCCATTTGATTGTATTAACCTCACGTTGAAATTTCAAAAAAAGCAAAATTACTGTATATCCATGACATGAACATTATTAAAACAAAAGAAAAAGATTTAGGTGATGGTTTTATTGTTAGAAGAGCCTTGCCCTCCTCAAAAAAACAAATGGTGGGTCCTTTTATTTTTTGGGACCATATGGGACCAGCTGACTTAAAAACCGGAACAGAAATGTTGGTCCGTCAACACCCACATATAGGGATTTCTACACTAACTTATTTATTTTCAGGTTGTATTTTGCATCGAGATTCTTTAAACAATGAATGTTTAATTAAACCTGGTGAAGTCAATTGGATGACAGCTGGCAATGGCATTACTCACAGTGAACGGTCCCAAGAACCAGGGATTTTAGAAGGCATTCAACTCTGGGTTGCCTTACCTCAAGAGCATGAAGAAATGGATGCAAAATTTGAACATTATACTGCTGATGAGTTACCAAAATTTGAAGCTAATGGCATAAATCATACCTTGATTGCCGGTCATTATCAGTCATACACCTCTCCAGTACAAACATTTTCACCCTTGTTTTACATACAAGCTCATGCACAAAGCGGAGCACAGTCTAGCTATAGCTTTGATCCAGAATATGAATCTGCCATCTATGTTGCCAGTGGAAAGTTAAAGCTAAAAGAAGAAACATTATCAGGAGGTGAACTAGCGGTTTTTACTACCAAACAAAAGATTGAACTCAACGTGCATGCTAATACAAATTTCATGATCTTTGGTGGCAAGCCCTTTGCTGAAGGCCGACATATCTGGTGGAACTTTGTGGCCAGCGATCGGGAAAAAATTGAACGTGCAAAGCTGCGCTGGCAAAACGATCAGTTTACAAAAACATTTAATGAACCCAAAGATTTGCGCATTCCTCTACCTGCGCCAAAGTAAGTTTAAAAAATTATCGATTTCTTTTTCTTAAAGGTTTTTTGCTAAATTTTGCACTTTTTTGTCCACGTCTAAAGTTACCTTTTCTTTTAAAGGATCTTTGTGGTTTTTCTTTGGCAAAAGTAAGCGTTTGCATGTTTTTCAGTTCTTCAAACTCAGAAAACTTATATTGAAAACTTTGTTGAAACATCAACGCCACTAAATCTTCTGATTTGAAGTTAGAAAACAGTTGTTTAAACTTAGAAAAAAGTTTTTTATTGTCATCAATAAATGGACTGTTTTGTGAATTTTTTAAGTACTCTTCTATATTTTGTAATGTTTTTTTAAAGTATTCTTGTTTTAAAAGTTCAGTATTAGGAATATCTTTAAGTTCAATTTTATTTTTTGTAATCTTTTCTATACGATTAAACTGCTTGGTATCTCTAAAGTCAACAATGGTATAAGCAACTCCAGTTTGTCCAGCTCGTCCTGTTCTTCCAATTCTATGCGTATAAATCTCAGCATCTTGAGGCAAACCATAATTAAATACATGACTAATGTTGTTGATATCTATACCTCTTGCTGCAACATCTGTACAAACCAACAAGCCTTGCTTTTTTCTTTTAAAACTTTGCATTGATCGTTGGCGCTCTTCTTGACTTTGGTCACCGTTTAGAACATCTACTTTATAACCAAAAGTTTTTAATTTTTCACCTACATCTCGAGTTTCAATTTTTTTATTACAAAAAACAATGCCGTAGACTTCATCCAATTGAATTAAAATACGTAAAAGAGCATCTAAAAAATATTTACTTTCACAAATAAATGCTTGTTGCTTGATGTTATAATAATCCTCTAGTTTTTTCTCTACATTAATTCTGTCATAAGCTTTGAATGTTTTATCAATCAGCTTTAAAATCCCTTTGGGCATGGTTGCCGAAAACATAACCAACTGTCGTTGTTCATTAAATTGTTGTAAAATTTCTACTATATCATCAAAGAAACCCATGTTTAACATTTCGTCGGCTTCATCTAAAACACAGTGGCTGGCATGATCTAAAACCAAAACTCCACGATTGATCAAATCTTTGATTCTCCCTGGGGTACCCACCACAATACTGGGTTTTTCTTTTTTTAAACTGTGTATTTGCTGTTTATAAGGAGATCCTCCGTATACACAACAAGTTTTAATATTTAAATGTTTGGCAAATTTTACGGTTTCTTTTTCTACTTGCTGTGCTAATTCTCTGGTGGGAGCTAAAACCAAAGCCTGTACGTGCTGACTTTTTAAATTAATTTTATTTAAAATTGGAAGCATGAACGCAGCTGTTTTACCAGTGCCTGTTTGAGCTTGACCAATAAAGTCTTTTTCACTCTCTTGTAAAAGCATGGGAATGGCTTTTTCCTGAATTTCTGTTGGGTTTACAAAACCTAAATCCTCAATAGCTTGAACTATTTTTTTTCCTAAACCTAAATCGCTAAACGTTACATTTTTCACTATTAATTATTACCTTTAAATCATACTATATTTGCTATAAAGTAATTACCATACTTTATGCTTTAGCCTAGCTAGGCCAAAATACAAAAATTGAGTTGTTTGCTTAGAATCTTTTCCTACTTTTGGACCCAATAAAGTGCTATTTTATTGCTTTAATTCACCTAAATGGAGCCGTTTACACAACATGACCCAGTCTTATTGTTTTACTCCAAGTAATTTTCAATCAACAAAACATTGTCTTAATAGCATGTATTCTATGTATTAAGCAAGCTCCGTTTTAACCTTGTTTACACCTGTAAAACAAAGTCAACTGAGGACTTTACCTGCCCATTAACTTGAATCTCTATTTTATGTTGACCTGCATAATGCTTTCTAGTTGTAACCGGTTTAAAAGCATGTTTCTTGCTCAGAACCATGCACTCACCTTTAGCCAATTGAGTTTGTTTAAGTTTGAATACTTTAGGAGAACCTTGCCCATTTTTTTTCATATAATGCAAAATATAATCAACCATGATTGGCTGATCGGTCTTACTTTGGTTAATAAGTTCAAAACTTATGGTTAGACTATCTCCTTCATGAATTTTTTTCTTAGATATACTTAATTTTTTAAGGGCAATATCTGCCTTTGGATTAAAACCTAATATTTTTAAGGCTTGTGGGTGACCTTGCTTCACTAAATTTCTCAATGCGCTTTTTATTAACGCTTGCATATTTGTTTTATTGGATTGCCATTTCTCAACGGTATCCAAAAGAAGTTGAGAATCTAAGGCTGCAATATCATTTAGATGATTGGCAACACTCTTTCTAACATAGGGAGATGTATCATTTTTAAGTTGCCAAAGAAGTTTGATGTTTTTTTTAAGATTTTTATTGATGTGAGAAATTTTCATTCCCCAGGGAAGATTGGGCCGCAGACCTTCACTCACCCACCGTCTAACATGTTCATTAGGATCCTTAACCCAATTTTCAAACAAACCATAAACTGTATCTGGATAACGTTCTAAAAATGGTCTCACCCCAAACTCTGAGGTAAACTGTTGTGTTATAAGGTACAATGCTTTCATTGAGTTTATAGGGTCATCAATTCCATAAACCTCAATAAAGTATGTGTAAGGCCATAATAAGAAGCCGTGAATACCAGATGTATTTTTATCTGATTTTACGCTTTTAAGTAAACTGTTAAGTTTTTGCTTATAAGTTCCGGGCAAATTATCTTGCAAAGCATCTGCTATTTGCACAACCCTTTGTTTCATTTCCAGTTGATCTAAATTCAGCAAAGCCTCATCAAGGAACTTTTTTTTATTGAATTTAGCATCTGAAGCATAAATAGCCTCTGAAACAAACCCAATACTTTTTGGATTGTATAGTGTTTTAAAAGGATCCATAATGACAATAAAAGTATATACCCATATTTTCATTCTATTGCCAAGACTTGTTCCATTAAATAATCAGTGATAAAAATAGTTCTATGACCCAAGATGAGTATTACCTAAATATTGCTCAAGCTGTTAAAGCCAAAGCCAATTGCATAGGAAGCAGAGTAGGCGCGGTTTTGGTTTTAGACAATAGAATTATATCAACTGGCTACAATGGAACCGCTGAAGGAACTGTTAATTGCTTGGATGGTGGCTGTGTTCGCTGTAAAAATAGAGATTCCCAATACCCTTCTGGAACAGCTTATGATATTTGCATTTGTGTCCACGCTGAACAAAATGCCATTTTAAGTGCGGCTCGTTTTGGTATTAAAACTGAAAACAGCACCATGTACACCACCATGCAGCCCTGCTTTAATTGTAGTAAAGCCATGCTTCAAGCAAAAGTTACTAAAGTGATCTATGTTGAACCTTGGTCCATACAGAATAAATGGAAAAAAGAAAACCTTGACCTATACCAACAATACATGCAGTTGTTAAATTGTTTTGAGCATGGAGTGCACCAACTTAACTTTTCTAAGCCAGAATCATGATGCATGAAGCTTATGATTTTTTAATTGTTGGGCAAGGCTTGGCAGGAACTATACTAAGCCATACCCTCATAGAAAGAGGGTATTCTGTTAAAATAATTGATAACCAATTTAAAGGCTCTTCTTCTATTGTTGCTGCAGGAATCATTAATCCATTTACTGGTCCAAGATTAAACTTAACTCAGAATTTTTTTGAAAAATTTACCAAAGCAAAAAGCTTTTACCTTGATATAGAGAAAAAACTCGATGTTTCTTTATTTCATTCTATTAGGCAAAAACGTTTTTTATCTACTCCAACTCAATACAAGTATTATTTAAAAAGAGCTCAAGCATTTCCTAAGAGTTTTGAGTTCATTTCAAAAGAAAAAATTCATATTCATGACACCGCTTGCATTAATGTAAAAAGGTTTTTAAAAATGAGCAGGGATCATTTTAATAAGCAATCTATATTGGACAACGAACACTTTAACTATAGCCAACTTCAATTTCATAAAAACAAACTGTCGTATAAAGATAGTTCCTTTAAGTGTCTTATTTTTTGTGAAGGTTATCAAAACATTCATAACCCATTTTTTAAACATGACCTTTTTCAACTTTCTAAAGGAAGCATCATGAACATTGAAGTATTGGGTCTAAAAAAATCACTGTATAATTGGGGACACTGGTTATCACCTGATTTTAATACTTCTTTTCGTTTCTTTTTAGGCTCAAGTTATCACTGGGACATCAATCATGAACCTAAAAGCAGTGAAGAGTATGAAGCATTTATTTCTAAGCTCCCTTTATCTTTAAAAAACAAAACATTTGTTATCAAAGAACATCATACAGGCATTAGGCCAACAACATTAAACAGGCAAACTCTTATTCAAGCTTCTACTCAAGACTCTAGACTTTGGATATTTAATGGCTTTGGCAGTAAAGGTTGCTTAGAGATCCCGCATCATGCAGAAAAATTTGCCAATTCATTTGATAAAAAATAAGCATACTTAAAATGTCTCTCACACAAATATGTCATCAACTGGTACTAAGTCATCAAAGAAAGTTTTTAAACAGTATTGATGCAACCTGTGGAAATGGGCATGATACAAAATTTTTACTGGAAAACACTCAAGCACAAGGTAGAGTCTTTGCCTTTGATGTACAAGAACAGGCCCTTTTAGAAACTCAAAAAAAATGTACCCCAATTTTAGGCAATAAACAGCTGATTTGTTTTCACACATCACATGCGCAGATGTCTAGCTCAATACCAAAAAGTATTCATCAACACATAGATCTTATCATGTTTAATCTGGGTTACTTACCTGGTGGCCAGAATAAACACCTTTGCACTCAAAAGGAAAGCACTTTATCAGCTTTAGAACAATGTCTTTTTTTACTCAAACCTGGTGGTTTAATTTCCATCTTAGCCTACCCAGGACATTCACAGGGAAAAGTTGAAAAAGAAAGTATAGAGAAATGGCTGCATACTCAGCAGATATATACATTTACAGAACACCATCATATTAAAAAAAATACTGCTCCCGTTTTATGGTTATTAAAATTAAATAAATAGTTTATATGTCAAAGGTTTTTCAGACTATTTTGCGTCCTTATGCACAATATACTGGATTCTTTGCCCACAATTATTATCGCTGCATAACAACTCATAAAAGTTTAATAATGAGCCGTCTACTTGATATATTTCCTCTTTATGCTCACTAAGATCTATATGCCCTGATCGCTGAGAGTAATGTGCACTTGCAATTTGAGCATTAATGCTTCCGTAACTGTACTTTGACTGTGGCATTTTCTGTTTTCTATCTAAAGTCATCATTGGAAGTTTTTTTTCGTCCTCTTTACTAGGCTCTACCCAATTGGTTTCAGTGTAGGCATAAACACCCTTAATAAAACTAAATTTTTGAGTAAGCTTTAACTCATCCAATATTATACGACTTGCTTTATGATGCGCATGCGTATGTTGATCTAAACTCATAGTAATAACATAACTTGGTTTATATTTTTCAAATAGAGTGAGTATTTTTTTTTGTATCTGTTGTTTGTTCCAAATTTTTTTGTTTAAAAAAACCTGTCCGTCTCGTATCGGTAACCCACTTTTATCACGCAAAGGCTCATCTTTTTGATTGAATAAAAAATAATTTTGAAACCCATAGTTAGTAGCTGCTTTACTCAATTCATGTTCTCTTATTTTCTTTAATTTTAAACTATCAATATTTTGCCCTTGCCATTCCCCTTTCTTATCAAGAACTTGAAGCTTTCCACCTTCGCCTGAAGTAAGATATAAAGCATAGACAGGAATATTTAAACGCTTTAATTCAAGTAAAAATCCCCCCAACATGGTTTCATCATCAGGATGTGCAAGCACTAAAAAAACTTTTTCTTTATGCTGAACATCACTTTTTATAGATTCAACTTGATGAGCACAGTTAGAAACAAACTGAACAAAAAGCAATACAATTATTAACTTTAGCTTCCTTTGATTATTTAAGAACGGTAATCTTTTTAAGAAATTTTCTTTAGAAAAATACATCTACTAAACCTTTTTAATTCTTATAAATAGGCAGACAACGTTACAATCTATTTTCATCAATGCCCCCTATTTTGAATAATAAATTTTAATTTTTTCCCAAGCTACCCACAGCTCATAATATGCACAGCAGGATTTTGTCAACCATGAATTTATAGGGCAGCGTAAAGATCTATTTGATTTGAATTTGGATCTAACAAACTAGCGTAACGCTGTCCCCAAAAAGCATCCCAAGGCTTTTTAATAGCTACTCCACCACATTCAATCAAATCTGAAAAAATCTGATCAACTTTTTCAGGTTCTTTTAGTTCAAAACACAAGCTTACATTTTGGTTATGTTGCCTTTGCCAAGACGGATAAAGTTGCTTTATTAAATGTTCTGAATCTAACATTACTTTAAAAGCTTTATTATTGTAGGTTTCAAAATGATCTGGGCCACCTATTTGTTTAAAGCTCAAACCCAAATATTCATAAAACTTTATTGTTTGCTCAATGTCTTTACAAACTATTCCAATTGCTGTGATCATTTCACCTTCTAACATACAATCAAGCTATTCTTAAGTATAATCCTAGCACACTTAATTCTTTTTTGGATTTATTGGTTGGTTGCCTTGTAAAATAACATCTCCCAGAATTCTTCTCTATCCTTGGAAGAGTCTCTTGAAACTCTTTCAAACAATGCATGCTTATCTTGAGCATTGGGTGACAACTCCAAACCCCATAAACTTTGTGTAGCGCGTGGCGACATGGCATAACGAACATCCTGTATTGTATAAGGATTTTTATCTGACCAAGACAAATAATCATTGGTAAACCATCGAAAACGCTCAATATCTCTGTCTTGCGTGCTTCCTTTTACCAACCAAGGCAAGTCTTGATATTTTTCAAATTTTTTAATTTTATCACCCTGAAAAATTTGTTGTGTAACCCCAACTCTTACGGCATCCACATAATAGTACCCCTCGTATTCATAAACTGTTCGCCACAATAATAGGTTAGCAAAAGACGGGCTAACCATTATTTTTTCTGCATGATGTTGCCGATCCGCTATTTTACTCTGTAAAAAGTAGCGAGCTCTTTGTGCTTGCAACAAACCAAAGCCAAGATAAACAATAATATAAGCACAGGCCCACTGGGCATATTGTTTTTTCTTTTTTATCAATGTCATTACCATTAATATCAATAGCGGTAAGGTAAACAAAGGATCAATAATTGAAACATTATTCCATGCAACCCTCTGATATGAAAACGGCCAAAACAGTAATGTCCCATAGGTGGTACAAGCATCCAACAAACCATGTGTGGCCCAGCCCACAGTACAAAAAATATAAACTTGTAAAAAACTCAGTTTATTTTTTATAAATATTTTGGCAATCAAGGCACACAATAATCCTCCTATTGGAATAAAAGCCAAAGAATGGGTAAACTGACGATGGTATTCCAAACCTAAAAGTGGATCCTGCGCTGACCTAATTAAAATATCTAAGTCAGGTGCCATCCCCGATAAAAACCCTAGTACGGTTGCCATTTTTATATCTACTTTTTGTTTTGCGGTGCTCTGACTAAAACTTGCCCCTACTACACCCTGAGAAATTGGATCCATGCTGGTGGCATATCAATTTTCATAAAAAAACACTCTCAATTCATTGTAAAATGATATTATTTTTCTTAAAAGCACCTTTACAAGCCATGCATCTATTGTTAGATGTTACAATCATGCATACCAATACACGTTTTTTACTGATGGGTTTTTTAATGTTTTCAAGCCACTTAATTGCCAAATCTAAACCAGACCACCTCAAAACTTTATTGATTGAAACATCTATGGGTAATATTGAAGTAAGTCTTAGTCATAAATCTAAACAAACATCCGAAGCATTTATAAAACTGGTGGAATCTGGGGCATTTAATTTAGATGGCAACTCATTTTATAGGGTTGTCACACCTCAAAATGATACTTACATTGCTTCAGACCAATTAAGAGAAAAAGGCATTGGTGTTATCCAAGGAGGTATTGAATTTGTTGACTCCCAGCTAAAAAGTAAAATATCTGCTCCACAAATAATCAATGACTTTGAAACAACCAAAGAGTCCGGGCTATTGCAT from Oligoflexia bacterium includes the following:
- a CDS encoding DEAD/DEAH box helicase, with product MKNVTFSDLGLGKKIVQAIEDLGFVNPTEIQEKAIPMLLQESEKDFIGQAQTGTGKTAAFMLPILNKINLKSQHVQALVLAPTRELAQQVEKETVKFAKHLNIKTCCVYGGSPYKQQIHSLKKEKPSIVVGTPGRIKDLINRGVLVLDHASHCVLDEADEMLNMGFFDDIVEILQQFNEQRQLVMFSATMPKGILKLIDKTFKAYDRINVEKKLEDYYNIKQQAFICESKYFLDALLRILIQLDEVYGIVFCNKKIETRDVGEKLKTFGYKVDVLNGDQSQEERQRSMQSFKRKKQGLLVCTDVAARGIDINNISHVFNYGLPQDAEIYTHRIGRTGRAGQTGVAYTIVDFRDTKQFNRIEKITKNKIELKDIPNTELLKQEYFKKTLQNIEEYLKNSQNSPFIDDNKKLFSKFKQLFSNFKSEDLVALMFQQSFQYKFSEFEELKNMQTLTFAKEKPQRSFKRKGNFRRGQKSAKFSKKPLRKRNR
- a CDS encoding FAD-dependent oxidoreductase, translated to MMHEAYDFLIVGQGLAGTILSHTLIERGYSVKIIDNQFKGSSSIVAAGIINPFTGPRLNLTQNFFEKFTKAKSFYLDIEKKLDVSLFHSIRQKRFLSTPTQYKYYLKRAQAFPKSFEFISKEKIHIHDTACINVKRFLKMSRDHFNKQSILDNEHFNYSQLQFHKNKLSYKDSSFKCLIFCEGYQNIHNPFFKHDLFQLSKGSIMNIEVLGLKKSLYNWGHWLSPDFNTSFRFFLGSSYHWDINHEPKSSEEYEAFISKLPLSLKNKTFVIKEHHTGIRPTTLNRQTLIQASTQDSRLWIFNGFGSKGCLEIPHHAEKFANSFDKK
- a CDS encoding class I SAM-dependent methyltransferase gives rise to the protein MSLTQICHQLVLSHQRKFLNSIDATCGNGHDTKFLLENTQAQGRVFAFDVQEQALLETQKKCTPILGNKQLICFHTSHAQMSSSIPKSIHQHIDLIMFNLGYLPGGQNKHLCTQKESTLSALEQCLFLLKPGGLISILAYPGHSQGKVEKESIEKWLHTQQIYTFTEHHHIKKNTAPVLWLLKLNK
- a CDS encoding dCMP deaminase family protein: MTQDEYYLNIAQAVKAKANCIGSRVGAVLVLDNRIISTGYNGTAEGTVNCLDGGCVRCKNRDSQYPSGTAYDICICVHAEQNAILSAARFGIKTENSTMYTTMQPCFNCSKAMLQAKVTKVIYVEPWSIQNKWKKENLDLYQQYMQLLNCFEHGVHQLNFSKPES
- a CDS encoding peptidylprolyl isomerase; this encodes MHLLLDVTIMHTNTRFLLMGFLMFSSHLIAKSKPDHLKTLLIETSMGNIEVSLSHKSKQTSEAFIKLVESGAFNLDGNSFYRVVTPQNDTYIASDQLREKGIGVIQGGIEFVDSQLKSKISAPQIINDFETTKESGLLHKPGAFALGRSFQDSSASLSEFFIDVEGDLEELNANTVRYKNYAPKDTLGLPVIGHVTKGMKLVKKIYGLNKKLTDKNQMLKCLPSKDKPCVDKDYSVKIIKMSIKP
- a CDS encoding metal-dependent hydrolase, whose product is MDPISQGVVGASFSQSTAKQKVDIKMATVLGFLSGMAPDLDILIRSAQDPLLGLEYHRQFTHSLAFIPIGGLLCALIAKIFIKNKLSFLQVYIFCTVGWATHGLLDACTTYGTLLFWPFSYQRVAWNNVSIIDPLFTLPLLILMVMTLIKKKKQYAQWACAYIIVYLGFGLLQAQRARYFLQSKIADRQHHAEKIMVSPSFANLLLWRTVYEYEGYYYVDAVRVGVTQQIFQGDKIKKFEKYQDLPWLVKGSTQDRDIERFRWFTNDYLSWSDKNPYTIQDVRYAMSPRATQSLWGLELSPNAQDKHALFERVSRDSSKDREEFWEMLFYKATNQ
- a CDS encoding DNA alkylation repair protein, with the translated sequence MKIWVYTFIVIMDPFKTLYNPKSIGFVSEAIYASDAKFNKKKFLDEALLNLDQLEMKQRVVQIADALQDNLPGTYKQKLNSLLKSVKSDKNTSGIHGFLLWPYTYFIEVYGIDDPINSMKALYLITQQFTSEFGVRPFLERYPDTVYGLFENWVKDPNEHVRRWVSEGLRPNLPWGMKISHINKNLKKNIKLLWQLKNDTSPYVRKSVANHLNDIAALDSQLLLDTVEKWQSNKTNMQALIKSALRNLVKQGHPQALKILGFNPKADIALKKLSISKKKIHEGDSLTISFELINQSKTDQPIMVDYILHYMKKNGQGSPKVFKLKQTQLAKGECMVLSKKHAFKPVTTRKHYAGQHKIEIQVNGQVKSSVDFVLQV
- a CDS encoding glyoxalase, yielding MLEGEMITAIGIVCKDIEQTIKFYEYLGLSFKQIGGPDHFETYNNKAFKVMLDSEHLIKQLYPSWQRQHNQNVSLCFELKEPEKVDQIFSDLIECGGVAIKKPWDAFWGQRYASLLDPNSNQIDLYAAL
- a CDS encoding PIG-L family deacetylase, producing MYFSKENFLKRLPFLNNQRKLKLIIVLLFVQFVSNCAHQVESIKSDVQHKEKVFLVLAHPDDETMLGGFLLELKRLNIPVYALYLTSGEGGKLQVLDKKGEWQGQNIDSLKLKKIREHELSKAATNYGFQNYFLFNQKDEPLRDKSGLPIRDGQVFLNKKIWNKQQIQKKILTLFEKYKPSYVITMSLDQHTHAHHKASRIILDELKLTQKFSFIKGVYAYTETNWVEPSKEDEKKLPMMTLDRKQKMPQSKYSYGSINAQIASAHYSQRSGHIDLSEHKEEIYQVDGSLLNFYELLCSDNNCGQRIQYIVHKDAK
- a CDS encoding pirin family protein produces the protein MNIIKTKEKDLGDGFIVRRALPSSKKQMVGPFIFWDHMGPADLKTGTEMLVRQHPHIGISTLTYLFSGCILHRDSLNNECLIKPGEVNWMTAGNGITHSERSQEPGILEGIQLWVALPQEHEEMDAKFEHYTADELPKFEANGINHTLIAGHYQSYTSPVQTFSPLFYIQAHAQSGAQSSYSFDPEYESAIYVASGKLKLKEETLSGGELAVFTTKQKIELNVHANTNFMIFGGKPFAEGRHIWWNFVASDREKIERAKLRWQNDQFTKTFNEPKDLRIPLPAPK